From the Mya arenaria isolate MELC-2E11 chromosome 17, ASM2691426v1 genome, the window CAAATTTAATAACTTGATGTCctgtaataatgataaaatattgaataatattgctACTTATTTATCATTCGCTACGGATAGAAGAAATGCTGCTTAGCATAATTAACATGTCTAAATACATTGCATGCATAGTTATAGTTCATACTTTTCTCCTTAAgattaaatgttgtaaaaatgatctCATATTTTCACTCTATTTTGTTGTCATTAATGCCATCTCGTATGTTCTTTGTGTACTGGCAATGTTCTAATTGAATTTGCTAATAAAACTTTGACTTGATATGCAATAATTATggttaatttgtttacaaaaatgctgtttaaaatgtgttcttaAATGGCCTTGAGAATGCAGGAAAATAGGCgcttatttacattgaaaaggTACATTAACTATTGTTTTCTCACAGTGAATGTCACAATCAAGAAATgaatagtatatatgtatagcCATAAAATGCCACGGTATATTCAATACTTTTAAATGACAATgcctttcagaaaaaaaaacgcaatGCCTGGAAGATTGAAAGAGGAAGATATGATACAACTCGAAGAATGGATAGAAACAGGATCAAAACACTTTACGTTGATACATAGCATCTTTCGAGATGGGTGTAGCCCTGCCACATTTCATCAGCGGTGCGACAATCAAGGACCGACTGTGACCGTGCTTTACAACACACAAGGGTCGGTATTTGGAGGCTATACAAGTGTCAGTTTTTCACGGGATTCTTTTTACGATTACCGGCAAGTACAAGATAACGCCGCTTTTTTGTTTCAACTCTATGTTGATGGAAAGGCTACAGCCAATAAGTTCCCagtcaatgataaaaataatgcagtTTACGACGGCAACGATCGAGGTCCATCTTTTGGGGAAAAAGGTGCGGATTTCTCAACGTTTACGGGGAATATTGCGAAACGGTTCAATGTATTCATTTGGTTCCACGTTTGATTGCGGAGGTACAAGCACAATTGACGTTTGCAATAACAATATGACAGTTTTTGATATGGAAGTTTACCTTGTTACAGGTAATTTGAGCTTTATGCCATATACCATACTAGTATGTCATATATGTCACGTGTCAAATTGTCAGAAGAAACGTTCATATATGTTAGTTCagagtaaaaacattttatttgttgataaatgttatatacatgttttatttacgGTGTTATTGTGTTATATTTGCATTAATGGCGCtatgcaatgttttatttagagTCTAGACAAGCCATCGACACTTCGTGGAGGAAGATATCCAACGACGTAagattatttattattcttatatatGAGGGAACATGTGGTTATGGTTATAATAAATTCTATGTGGCAACTTGATGTTTTGGTAACAATAATATATTCTCGAGGGAACATGATGTTCTTGTAATAATATATTCTATGAGGGAACACGATGTTATGGTAAGAATATATTCTTTGAGGGAACATGATGATCTGGTAACAATATGTTCAATGAGGGAACACGTTTTGGTAACAATATATTCTTTGAGGGAACATGATGATCTGGTAACAGTATGATCAATGAGGGAACACGTTTTGGTAACAATATATTCTTCGAGGGAACATGATGATCTGGTAACAATATGTTCAATTAGGGAACACGTTGTTCTGGTAATAATATGTTCAATGAAGGAACATGATGTTCTTGTAATAATATGTGTTATCAGGTAAATTGTTGAAGGCATGGCTGCCTTTAAAAAAATCGAAgtgaactttttttattaaaatatcgcagtaaaaaaatgtatatagaaTGCATCAGAATTCACCCATTCCAGACTTGATATAGCCAAACCTTTGGTTTGTGTCATCCTTTGATTTATTATCAGAGTTTTTTCAAAGACAGTGGACGGTTTTATTGATGAGATATCGTCACTGAAACTAGATAAAGATCAGCCTGGATCGAAAATCGGATTCTTTTGCTGGGTCCAGTTGGAAGCGGAAAATCGAGCTTTATCAACACTTCCTGCTCCGCGGTTTTGGGGCGAATTGTACAAAAGGCTATCTGTGGCACTGGAAGGCACAGTGTCACAAGAAGGGTAAGTAAATGCCAAGATACGGTGCTTGTTGATATAGATTCAAGATGCGGGTAAATAAATATCCAGAAGGTGATGGCCGATGTGGagtcataattaaataaattgaagcGTTTACCGATAGTTTTTACAGTAGATGTTGATACTTTTATACCTCAAAAGACCTTATACCAAATAAGGTTGTTGTTGCTGGTAGtctactttaaaaaaacatatccgtgtatagtacacaacttatgtgtattgatctttatcatAATTGCTGGCTGCTATCTATCATATATAAGATCTGCTGTGCAGTTCTGGAGGTTGTATTATAGAAATGATATAATGATAAGCTAATGTTATTTTTTAggtttactttttcaaataataatcaGATTATTATAACAATGCTTTAGAATAAGAATAATGTGATATGCTATATAGAATAGCCCATTAATATGATTATACATGATGCCTCATAAAATGGATATTACATTTAAAGTAgattgaaatatatcagttatatatacatatttatagtctgtttaaattgttaataattcaaatatattgtatgttcAAGAATTCGATAGGTATTATGAGATTATCAACTCTAAATGACCCTGAACcaataaacatatacacagGAAATGACACCTGCTGTGAGACCAGTACAATAAACGAGGGGTGCACAGCAGggaattatcatgccaaacattccttaaacaatgcctttaaaatgaaatagatGTGTTATAAATCAAACTTTACTGCTTTTGGGTTTCTCTTTATGTTCTCACACTGCATTACCATTCGACTTTGCTTTCACATTGCAAAGCTTTATTTCAGTACACATCGTTTATTCCACGGACGAAATCTGGATATTGCTTACCAATCCGACTGTGTGACACTTCCGGATACTCGGAGGACCTCGGACCTGATGCAATCGAGTGCAATTACTTACTGGATGGCCACATTAAAGAGAATTTTAAGGTGTTTAATAGGGCCGCAAAATAATAAAGTGTAATCATATTAATTAATCGTACATGTTATTTTACAGAATATGTAGATGTTATTTTCAACCACGAAAACCCTATATGAAACGTCATTTCTATGTTAACCCATCGGTGTTTCAGTTTCataaataactggtttcaacTTCAACATACATTtggatatttgtaaatatataatgaaaacattcaattaCTAATAATACAAGTTAATGGAACTAAGTTACATTGATTTTTCTCACTGcctttgtgaacaaaaacacatacatgtttataataatttatttatatgtagtTTATACCATTAGAACATTcactttacatgtatttatattaactatgagttgtattatatttgtagaCACCCGTGGCaagaatatatgtatacacatgAGTATTAAGTCGATCCACGTCTTGATAacatgttctgttctgttaattaGTATTGACCAACAGATGATTTTGCTTATCCTTTTTGTGATAGGATAATAGCAAGAACGTCGtcttaaaaaatgaaactttaagcatttgattgaaagttaacaaacaCTTTTATGAACAGTTTCCTGACCGGGAGCACATCCAGACGGACTCTGCTGACTTTGTTGTGAGCCCAAAGCCGGGGGACAAAGTCAGATGTGGGGTGTTTGTGATCGCAGCGACAGATCTAGACGATGACAGACgtggaatatttaaaaaaattgtcagtCAAAAGGAACTGATGGAGGAAAAAGGTAGatttttaaagaatgttttttgtaataaatttcatttcGGATTGTCATGCACCAAAGGGACAATATATATAGCCTTCAATCACCAATGGCGACGTAGCCGCGTTTCTCTTAATAACGATACAAGGTCACACATTGATTAttctattcaatattttatttaggcgtacattaagattttatttggatttaacATCATCTTTTACCAATCTTGTTCATGTGACTGAGTTCCCTTCGCATTCGATGTGATGTTTTAAATGCAACATCGGTATTGTTTATTGTTCTCAGTAAAAACTAAAAAGCCATACATTGAAATTACAGGGATTCCAAGCGTTGTTGTTCTTACAAAAGTGGACAAATTGTGCAAAGATGCTTCCCATGTATACAAGAGCAGTGATGTGAAAGAGGCTGTGGACACAGCTTCGTCTTTGCTCGGCATATCTCGTAACAATATATTTCCTTTGAAAAACTACGAAGACGAGGTAGAGATTGACGAGGTCGTTAATAATATGGCGTTCACCATACTGAAACACATCATTTATCGCGCACTGGATGGAATGGAGCC encodes:
- the LOC128223418 gene encoding uncharacterized protein LOC128223418, yielding MRFPDREHIQTDSADFVVSPKPGDKVRCGVFVIAATDLDDDRRGIFKKIVSQKELMEEKGIPSVVVLTKVDKLCKDASHVYKSSDVKEAVDTASSLLGISRNNIFPLKNYEDEVEIDEVVNNMAFTILKHIIYRALDGMEPVGDQCTHTAALETTESDVL